In Aegilops tauschii subsp. strangulata cultivar AL8/78 chromosome 3, Aet v6.0, whole genome shotgun sequence, one genomic interval encodes:
- the LOC109756801 gene encoding 26 kDa endochitinase 1, with translation MRGVVVAAMLAAAFAVSAHAEQCGSQAGGATCPNCLCCSKFGFCGTTSDYCGTGCQSQCNGCSGGTPVPVPTPSGGGGVSSIISQSLFDQMLLHRNDVACLAKGFYNYGAFVAAANSFSGFATTGGADVRKREVAAFLAQTSHETTGGWPTAPDGPYSWGYCFNQERGATSDYCSPSSQWPCAPGKKYFGRGPIQISYNYNYGPAGRAISTDLLNNPDLVATDATVSFKTALWFWMTPQSPKPSSHDVITGRWSPSGADQAAGRVPGYGVITNIINGGLECGRGQDGRVADRIGFYKRYCDLLGVSYGDNLDCYNQRPFA, from the coding sequence ATGAGAGGAGTTGTGGTGGCGGCCATGCTGGCCGCGGCCTTCGCCGTGTCTGCGCACGCCGAGCAGTGCGGCTCGCAGGCCGGCGGGGCGACGTGCCCCAACTGCCTCTGCTGCAGCAAGTTCGGCTTCTGCGGCACCACCTCCGACTACTGCGGCACCGGCTGCCAGAGCCAGTGCAACGGCTGCAGCGGCGGCACCCCGGTACCGGTACCGACCCCCTCCGGCGGAGGTGGCGTGTCCTCCATTATCTCGCAGTCGCTCTTTGACCAGATGCTGCTGCACCGCAACGACGTGGCGTGCCTGGCCAAGGGGTTCTACAACTACGGCGCCTTCGTCGCCGCCGCCAACTCGTTCTCGGGCTTCGCGACCACGGGTGGCGCCGACGTCAGGAAGCGCGAGGTGGCCGCGTTCCTCGCTCAGACCTCGCACGAGACCACCGGCGGGTGGCCGACGGCGCCCGACGGCCCCTACTCCTGGGGCTACTGCTTCAACCAGGAGCGCGGCGCCACCTCCGACTACTGCTCGCCGAGCTCGCAGTGGCCGTGCGCGCCGGGCAAGAAGTACTTCGGGCGCGGGCCCATCCAGATCTCATACAACTACAACTACGGGCCGGCGGGGCGGGCCATCAGCACCGACCTGCTCAATAACCCGGACCTCGTGGCGACGGACGCGACCGTGTCcttcaagacggcgctgtggttCTGGATGACGCCGCAGTCACCTAAACCTTCGAGCCACGACGTGATCACAGGCCGGTGGAGCCCCTCAGGCGCCGACCAGGCGGCGGGCAGGGTGCCTGGGTACGGTGTGATCACTAACATCATCAACGGTGGGCTCGAGTGCGGGCGCGGGCAGGACGGCCGTGTTGCCGACCGGATCGGGTTCTACAAGCGCTACTGTGACCTCCTCGGCGTCAGCTACGGCGACAACCTGGACTGCTACAACCAGAGGCCGTTCGCATAG